From Danaus plexippus chromosome 11, MEX_DaPlex, whole genome shotgun sequence, the proteins below share one genomic window:
- the LOC133319004 gene encoding cuticle protein 19-like: MYCKILCFAALVAVAAAQYGYGHGSAYSSNHISRHDGHPQLVHGHHGHHDYHAYPKYEFEYKVKDPHTGDIKDQHESRDGDHVTGYYSLHQPDGSVRSVHYHGDHHTGLHADVKYDTHHIVPQHHHY, from the exons ATGTATTGCAAG ATATTATGTTTCGCTGCCCTCGTCGCCGTTGCTGCGGCACAATACGGCTACGGTCATGGGTCAGCGTACTCGTCTAATCACATCTCCCGACACGATGGACATCCACAACTGGTCCATGGACATCACGGTCACCATGATTACCAT GCATATCCCAAGTATGAGTTCGAGTACAAAGTGAAGGATCCTCACACTGGAGATATCAAGGATCAACACGAGAGCCGTGACGGAGACCACGTGACAGGATACTACTCCCTTCACCAGCCTGACGGATCCGTTAGATCTGTTCACTATCACGGTGATCATCACACtgg ACTCCACGCTGACGTTAAATATGATACCCATCATATTGTCCCCCAGCACCATCATTActga